A genomic window from Pseudanabaenaceae cyanobacterium SKYG29 includes:
- a CDS encoding OmpA family protein translates to MPEPEPIGEVEQSLVNLHRFLLLSQQHPAPPPSQPLDEQEGIRLLQKILLGEFIDDLERLQSKVAVLEEHVLDPSVNNAIAELQAKVTDQSALEELRYQLAGLEQNQKNLPSEIQALKERVSRLEEELHEPEELIELLLPLLNDLIERKVAQAGEEFARATAPVLDEMIRCKIAQDKPSVGKAIAPVLPEAISYHVEEAPGEFAAAIAPEMNLAIREQVRANAPAMIDALYPIMGNTIAKYIAEVLRNINAKLERAMSPEGIWRKIRAKWQGISEAELILRESFGFQVQAVFLIQKASGLVIAEAKPKDIPPLDAEMVAGMLTAIQGFVQECIAQGAELDRITYGNSVIWLEGAGSAYLAAVIQGQPTPDYLERVKRVMRVLILDYGQTLTKFAGNPMTVPGAVRDLLESLIPTVETPPRSLRSLGILTGLILLGTVSVWGYWQWQSHQRAQEVSKVQTALSTEPRLTIYNLKVVLQRDRLHLTGRVPNTYLKDLAQELAQATQPRYSVVNEIIAVELPPDPRQTQAEIDRLTKLWQSRPGIQLTVTGNPDLLLLAGTAPDRDTITTIGRAFAQVPGVTKVVNNLQEPPPKIPVQIFFAPNVSTLEPEDSLKIEQVKAILDRYPHYRLTIIGQTDGSGPPEFNQKLALERARSVEKALIQQGVSPDRLQVVSAPPPNTVRWHDRSVVFELVNQ, encoded by the coding sequence ATGCCAGAACCAGAGCCGATCGGAGAAGTTGAACAGTCCCTGGTTAATCTCCATCGGTTTCTCTTACTAAGCCAGCAACATCCTGCGCCGCCCCCTTCCCAACCCCTGGATGAACAGGAAGGGATCAGGCTATTGCAGAAGATTTTACTAGGTGAGTTCATTGATGATTTGGAGCGTTTGCAGTCCAAAGTAGCAGTCCTGGAAGAGCATGTCCTTGACCCCTCTGTTAATAACGCCATTGCCGAACTGCAAGCTAAAGTTACAGACCAATCCGCCCTAGAGGAGTTGCGCTATCAATTAGCAGGACTAGAGCAGAATCAAAAAAATTTACCCTCAGAAATTCAGGCACTAAAAGAAAGGGTAAGCAGGCTAGAGGAAGAATTACACGAACCAGAGGAACTAATTGAACTACTGTTACCTCTCCTCAATGACTTGATTGAACGGAAAGTTGCCCAAGCAGGGGAAGAGTTTGCCCGTGCTACTGCCCCCGTCCTCGATGAGATGATCCGTTGCAAAATTGCGCAGGATAAACCAAGTGTGGGGAAGGCGATCGCCCCTGTCCTGCCCGAAGCGATTAGTTACCACGTAGAAGAAGCACCAGGGGAGTTTGCCGCCGCTATTGCCCCGGAAATGAACCTTGCTATTAGGGAACAAGTGCGGGCTAATGCCCCTGCCATGATCGATGCTCTCTATCCCATCATGGGCAATACGATCGCTAAATACATAGCGGAAGTGTTGCGCAACATCAACGCCAAGTTAGAGAGGGCAATGTCACCAGAGGGTATCTGGCGCAAAATCAGAGCGAAGTGGCAGGGTATCTCAGAAGCGGAGTTAATTCTGCGAGAATCCTTTGGCTTTCAGGTGCAAGCAGTCTTTCTGATTCAGAAGGCATCGGGGTTAGTGATTGCCGAAGCCAAACCCAAGGATATTCCTCCTCTCGATGCAGAGATGGTAGCAGGGATGCTCACTGCTATTCAGGGTTTTGTACAGGAATGTATTGCGCAGGGGGCAGAACTCGATCGCATTACCTACGGCAACTCTGTAATCTGGCTAGAGGGAGCGGGGTCAGCTTATCTGGCCGCAGTTATTCAGGGACAACCCACACCAGACTACCTTGAGCGGGTCAAGCGCGTGATGCGGGTTTTGATTTTAGACTACGGACAGACACTGACGAAATTTGCTGGCAATCCCATGACGGTACCTGGGGCAGTACGGGATTTGCTGGAGTCCTTGATTCCCACCGTAGAAACTCCCCCCCGATCGTTACGCAGTTTAGGCATTTTGACTGGTCTAATCTTACTGGGGACAGTGTCAGTATGGGGTTATTGGCAATGGCAGTCCCACCAGCGTGCCCAAGAGGTAAGTAAGGTACAAACTGCCCTGAGCACGGAGCCGCGGCTAACCATTTACAACCTCAAAGTCGTCCTGCAACGCGATCGTCTGCATTTGACGGGGAGAGTGCCTAACACCTACCTTAAAGACCTAGCCCAGGAGCTAGCCCAAGCCACCCAGCCCCGCTACAGTGTAGTTAACGAAATCATAGCTGTCGAACTCCCCCCTGACCCCCGCCAAACCCAAGCAGAAATCGATCGGCTAACCAAACTATGGCAAAGTCGTCCTGGGATTCAACTGACAGTTACTGGTAATCCCGACCTACTCCTACTGGCGGGTACTGCCCCCGATCGGGACACCATTACTACAATTGGCAGGGCTTTTGCCCAAGTTCCAGGGGTAACCAAAGTGGTGAATAATTTGCAAGAACCACCACCCAAAATTCCTGTCCAAATTTTCTTTGCCCCCAACGTCAGCACTCTTGAACCAGAAGACAGCCTTAAAATCGAACAAGTGAAAGCAATCCTCGACCGCTATCCCCACTATCGACTCACCATCATTGGACAAACAGATGGGTCAGGTCCCCCTGAGTTTAACCAGAAATTGGCACTAGAACGGGCACGATCGGTAGAGAAAGCACTAATTCAGCAGGGAGTAAGTCCCGATCGGTTACAGGTAGTCAGTGCCCCACCCCCCAACACCGTCAGATGGCACGATCGGAGCGTTGTATTTGAGTTAGTCAACCAATAA
- the rpoD gene encoding RNA polymerase sigma factor RpoD: MSLAEDPLEVEELEDEEEEEDKEGKGKTLRKRQSQSRKKQYTEDSIRLYLQEIGRIRLLRADEEIELARKIADLLELERIRDQIADQQNLSSPEEVSEADWAAKVGMSLADFRRRLLQGRRAKDKMVQSNLRLVVSIAKKYMNRGLSFQDLIQEGSLGLIRAAEKFDHEKGYKFSTYATWWIRQAITRAIADQSRTIRLPVHLYETISRIKKTTKLLSQEMGRKPTEEEIADRMEMTIEKLRFIAKSAQLPISLETPIGKEEDSRLGDFIESEGETPDEQVAKALLKEQLEEVLSTLSPRERDVLRLRYGLDDGRMKTLEEIGQIFNVTRERIRQIEAKALRKLRHPNRNSILKEYIR, encoded by the coding sequence ATTTCCTTGGCAGAGGACCCATTAGAGGTAGAGGAGCTGGAAGACGAAGAAGAGGAGGAAGATAAGGAAGGAAAAGGCAAAACACTTCGTAAGCGTCAGAGTCAAAGTCGCAAGAAGCAATATACGGAGGACTCGATTCGCTTGTATTTGCAGGAGATTGGTCGTATTCGCCTACTCCGAGCAGATGAGGAAATTGAATTAGCTCGTAAAATCGCTGATCTGCTAGAACTAGAGCGCATTCGTGACCAGATTGCCGACCAGCAGAACTTATCTAGCCCTGAAGAGGTGTCAGAGGCAGACTGGGCAGCAAAAGTAGGTATGAGTTTGGCGGACTTTCGGCGGCGGTTGTTGCAGGGACGGCGGGCTAAGGACAAGATGGTGCAATCAAACCTGCGCCTAGTGGTTTCTATTGCCAAGAAATACATGAACCGTGGTCTCTCTTTCCAGGATTTGATCCAGGAGGGTTCCCTCGGTCTGATTCGGGCGGCGGAAAAGTTTGACCACGAAAAGGGCTACAAATTCTCTACCTATGCCACCTGGTGGATTCGCCAAGCTATTACCAGAGCGATCGCTGATCAATCCCGTACCATCCGTCTGCCTGTTCACCTCTACGAAACTATCTCCCGCATCAAAAAGACGACCAAACTCCTCTCCCAGGAAATGGGGCGCAAACCCACGGAGGAAGAAATTGCCGATCGGATGGAAATGACTATTGAGAAACTGCGGTTTATTGCCAAGTCTGCTCAGCTGCCCATCTCTCTGGAAACCCCGATCGGTAAAGAAGAGGACTCCCGCCTAGGCGACTTCATCGAGTCAGAGGGGGAAACTCCCGATGAGCAAGTGGCTAAGGCGCTGTTAAAGGAGCAGTTGGAAGAGGTGCTCAGTACATTGAGTCCCCGAGAACGGGATGTGCTCAGGCTGCGTTATGGTTTAGATGACGGACGGATGAAGACTTTGGAAGAAATTGGGCAAATATTCAATGTCACGCGAGAACGCATCCGCCAAATTGAGGCTAAAGCCCTGCGCAAACTCCGTCACCCCAACCGCAACAGTATTCTCAAGGAGTACATTCGCTAA
- a CDS encoding ABC transporter permease — translation MSGKQVITIAHNVLRETVREQVLYLLLLFAAIVGAAFALLPQFTGLAERDLIPDVGMAAIEIVGLVVVAFVGANLINREIDRRTILPLVAKPIGRWDFLLGKLLGLWTVLGVLIFAMTTLLVVLLRLVKVALPLGAVFTSSLFLWLQFFLLGTFALFYGSFTSSLVASLLTFATYLVGHFSADLLQLGKITKNPATVKLTETLYLILPDLSRTNLKNLAVYGVLPPPGELLASAVYTVSYALIVLAITIVIFGKKEF, via the coding sequence ATGAGTGGTAAACAAGTAATCACGATCGCCCATAATGTTCTGCGGGAAACAGTTAGGGAACAAGTGCTCTATCTGTTACTGCTCTTTGCTGCTATTGTGGGAGCCGCCTTTGCCCTCTTGCCCCAGTTTACAGGACTGGCGGAACGGGACTTAATCCCCGATGTGGGCATGGCAGCGATCGAGATTGTAGGTTTAGTAGTAGTTGCCTTTGTGGGAGCAAATCTCATTAACCGTGAAATTGACCGGCGTACCATTCTCCCCCTTGTGGCAAAACCGATCGGGCGCTGGGACTTTCTGCTAGGTAAACTCCTGGGGTTGTGGACAGTGCTGGGGGTGTTAATTTTTGCTATGACTACCCTTTTAGTAGTCCTGCTACGGCTAGTGAAGGTTGCCTTGCCCCTGGGGGCGGTATTTACCTCCAGTCTGTTTCTATGGCTGCAGTTTTTCCTGCTGGGGACATTTGCCCTATTCTATGGCAGTTTCACCAGTTCCCTCGTGGCAAGTCTACTGACCTTTGCTACTTACTTGGTGGGACATTTTAGTGCTGACCTGTTGCAACTGGGCAAAATTACCAAAAACCCCGCTACTGTAAAGCTCACGGAAACTCTCTACCTCATCCTACCTGACCTGTCCCGCACCAATCTCAAGAATTTGGCGGTCTATGGTGTCCTACCACCCCCTGGGGAACTCCTTGCCAGTGCTGTCTACACCGTAAGCTACGCCCTAATTGTCCTGGCAATCACGATCGTGATCTTCGGAAAAAAGGAGTTTTAA
- a CDS encoding aminopeptidase P N-terminal domain-containing protein, which yields MDWLQECAQRRAQLMAKLGSGAMILASAPLSYHHKDVEHKYRQDGDLYYFTGFPEPETVAVIAPQHPEHRFVLFVRPKDKDKETWSGHRVGVENAKTLYGADAVYPIGELDDHLPKYLETADTIYYTFGQNENINQKVLHHYRQLLSTYSRRGKGPKQLADSRFLTTPLRQCKSDYELAQIRQAVAIAVQAHQHGRAVAQPGMYEYELEALLEADFRKAGAMGSAYPTIVASGANSCILHYTDNSRQMQAGDLVLIDAGCCFNYYNSDITRTFPLEGRFTPEQQAVYDIVLTAQKQAIAQVQPGNTINAVHQAAVTTIVEGLLDLGLLTGSQEEIIAQELYKPFFMHRTSHWLGIDVHDSGFYKQEGEWTTLTPGMVITVEPGIYISPTIELPVPDHWRGIGIRIEDDVLVTDTGQEVLTAALEK from the coding sequence ATGGACTGGTTACAGGAATGCGCCCAGCGGCGGGCACAGCTGATGGCAAAACTGGGGTCAGGGGCGATGATTCTGGCAAGCGCTCCCCTCAGCTACCACCACAAGGATGTGGAACACAAATATCGCCAGGATGGCGACCTGTACTATTTTACAGGCTTTCCTGAACCGGAGACCGTAGCCGTGATTGCACCGCAGCACCCCGAACATCGCTTTGTGCTGTTTGTCCGTCCCAAGGATAAAGACAAAGAAACCTGGTCTGGGCATCGGGTGGGGGTAGAAAATGCCAAAACCCTGTACGGGGCGGATGCAGTTTATCCTATTGGCGAACTAGATGACCACCTACCCAAATACTTAGAGACAGCAGATACCATTTATTACACCTTTGGGCAGAATGAAAATATCAACCAAAAGGTATTGCACCATTACCGCCAGTTATTGTCTACCTACTCCAGACGGGGCAAAGGACCGAAACAACTGGCAGATAGTAGATTTCTCACTACCCCCCTACGCCAGTGTAAAAGTGACTACGAACTAGCTCAAATTCGTCAAGCAGTGGCAATTGCTGTGCAGGCACATCAACATGGGCGGGCTGTTGCCCAACCTGGTATGTACGAGTACGAGTTAGAGGCTCTCTTGGAAGCGGATTTCCGCAAAGCGGGGGCAATGGGCTCTGCCTATCCCACCATCGTTGCCAGTGGTGCTAACAGTTGTATCCTCCACTACACTGACAACAGCCGCCAAATGCAGGCAGGGGACTTGGTTCTCATTGATGCGGGCTGCTGCTTTAATTACTACAACTCTGACATCACGCGCACATTTCCCCTAGAGGGGAGGTTTACCCCAGAACAGCAAGCGGTCTATGACATTGTTTTAACTGCCCAGAAGCAAGCTATTGCCCAAGTGCAACCAGGAAATACTATAAACGCTGTCCATCAGGCGGCGGTGACCACGATCGTGGAGGGATTACTGGACTTGGGATTGCTCACTGGGAGCCAAGAAGAGATTATCGCCCAGGAACTATACAAACCGTTTTTTATGCACCGTACTAGCCACTGGTTGGGCATTGATGTCCACGACAGCGGTTTCTACAAACAGGAGGGGGAATGGACTACTTTGACCCCTGGGATGGTAATAACCGTTGAGCCTGGCATTTATATCAGTCCCACGATCGAGTTACCCGTACCCGACCACTGGCGCGGTATTGGCATTCGCATTGAAGATGATGTTTTAGTGACCGACACAGGGCAAGAAGTATTGACAGCAGCTTTGGAGAAATAA
- the ftsY gene encoding signal recognition particle-docking protein FtsY translates to MFNWFQRPVSAPQVPQSDTSSEKAETPTSPPDLLEWAKQAYANIQSQSTAPVTPPESTSTAEQEETSTQGEEFPETGTPFWLQSEAERQARIAALAASAIVEPPPPVDNPQVAEPPPVIAFDDGFLWSAEVLAAQGRRPDDVSLEEITWLKRLRQGLTKTRLNLVNQLKALFGQGPLSPESVEEIENILLQADVGVATTDRIIAALQDKLRREVLPPEQAIAYLKQILRDILDQPFTKYPPRLYPQANQLNVWLVTGVNGAGKTTTIGKLAHLARKSGYRTLIAAADTFRAAAVDQLKIWGERAQVEVIANPAKNTDPAAVVFDALNAARARQTELLLVDTAGRLQNKKNLMEELKKIRRVVDKQTDGVIVESLLVLDTTLGQNGLKQAEVFTESAKITGIVLTKLDGTAKGGIALGVVDTLGLPIRFIGAGEGIEDLRPFCSYEFVEALLS, encoded by the coding sequence GTGTTTAACTGGTTCCAACGCCCCGTCAGCGCCCCGCAAGTCCCCCAGAGTGATACCAGCAGCGAGAAAGCAGAAACTCCCACTAGCCCCCCAGACCTACTAGAGTGGGCAAAGCAAGCCTATGCCAATATCCAAAGCCAAAGTACAGCCCCAGTAACCCCACCAGAGAGTACAAGCACAGCCGAACAAGAAGAAACGTCAACCCAGGGGGAGGAATTCCCTGAAACGGGTACTCCCTTTTGGTTGCAGTCGGAGGCAGAACGCCAAGCTAGAATTGCTGCCCTTGCCGCCAGTGCCATTGTAGAGCCCCCCCCCCCAGTCGATAACCCCCAGGTCGCAGAACCGCCCCCAGTCATTGCCTTTGATGATGGTTTTTTGTGGTCAGCGGAAGTCCTAGCTGCCCAGGGTCGCCGTCCCGATGATGTCTCCCTCGAAGAAATTACTTGGCTCAAACGCCTACGCCAAGGCTTAACTAAGACACGCCTGAATCTGGTCAATCAACTCAAAGCTCTATTTGGACAGGGTCCCCTCAGCCCCGAAAGTGTAGAGGAAATCGAGAACATTTTGCTGCAGGCGGATGTGGGGGTGGCGACTACCGATCGGATTATCGCTGCTCTCCAGGACAAACTGCGGCGGGAAGTCTTGCCCCCTGAACAAGCAATTGCCTACCTGAAACAAATTCTGCGGGACATCCTTGACCAACCCTTTACTAAATATCCCCCCCGCCTCTACCCCCAGGCTAATCAGCTCAATGTTTGGTTAGTTACAGGGGTGAATGGGGCAGGCAAGACAACCACGATCGGCAAACTTGCCCATCTTGCCCGTAAATCTGGCTATCGCACTCTCATTGCTGCGGCTGACACCTTTAGGGCTGCTGCTGTCGACCAGTTAAAAATCTGGGGAGAACGTGCTCAGGTAGAAGTGATTGCCAATCCTGCTAAAAATACTGACCCCGCGGCGGTAGTCTTTGATGCCCTCAATGCCGCCAGAGCTAGACAGACAGAACTGTTACTAGTGGATACAGCGGGTCGGTTGCAGAACAAAAAGAACCTCATGGAAGAGCTAAAGAAGATTCGCCGCGTTGTGGACAAACAGACCGATGGGGTAATTGTGGAATCCCTGCTCGTTCTCGATACTACTCTGGGACAGAATGGCTTAAAGCAGGCGGAGGTGTTTACAGAGTCTGCTAAAATCACGGGCATAGTCTTGACTAAACTAGATGGTACGGCTAAGGGTGGTATTGCTCTGGGGGTGGTGGATACCCTGGGCTTACCCATCCGCTTTATCGGTGCAGGAGAGGGGATTGAGGACTTACGCCCCTTCTGTAGCTACGAGTTTGTGGAGGCACTCCTCAGTTAG
- a CDS encoding PP2C family protein-serine/threonine phosphatase, whose amino-acid sequence MTANLRPVTLQELRQLLSAIDREQNKIQELLGFLGYALRSIGNLKQLLELVPLIASTVTEADGSVLLLYHPHHHLQWFDRQGKSVTAAQRNLHQLYQGGYLTTDMDWDRAIGTELGFYTQVFATPILLGQSCYGRLYVYSRNSQYTWNHTRYRLLRLIADQTAIGLENTALALAIQEKKRQDQQLEIGAEIQQQLFPHNFPQIPGVQLAAQCHTADRVGGDYYDFIAVPGGNRWAFVIGDVMGKGVPAGLIMTMTRGMLRAEVLNGQSPARILQHLNQIMYDDLDRSRRFVTLFYSEYDATTQTLTYSNAAHMPALWWRYQSRTIETLDTIGAIIGLDPNSEYEQAQVQLAPGDVVCFYTDGITDAADLYGNRFDEENLRLALQKACQQGGATAQSIVSSVFSAVQNFLAPNPKPQDDMTIVVLQLERD is encoded by the coding sequence ATGACCGCCAATTTGCGCCCCGTCACTCTCCAGGAACTGCGCCAACTGCTAAGCGCCATCGATCGGGAGCAAAACAAGATTCAAGAACTCCTGGGCTTTTTGGGCTATGCCCTCCGTAGTATTGGCAATCTCAAGCAATTACTAGAATTAGTGCCCCTGATTGCCAGTACGGTTACGGAAGCGGACGGCAGTGTTCTGCTGCTCTATCACCCCCACCATCATCTGCAGTGGTTCGATCGCCAAGGCAAGTCCGTCACAGCGGCACAGCGGAATTTACACCAACTCTACCAAGGGGGCTACCTCACCACAGACATGGATTGGGACAGAGCGATCGGGACAGAGCTAGGGTTTTACACGCAAGTATTTGCCACACCAATTTTGCTGGGACAGTCCTGCTATGGTCGTCTGTACGTCTATAGTCGCAATTCCCAATACACCTGGAACCATACGCGCTACCGTCTGTTGCGGTTGATTGCTGACCAAACTGCCATCGGTCTGGAGAACACTGCCCTTGCCCTTGCTATCCAAGAGAAAAAACGCCAAGACCAACAACTAGAAATCGGGGCAGAAATCCAGCAACAACTGTTTCCCCATAATTTCCCCCAAATTCCTGGTGTCCAGCTAGCTGCCCAGTGCCATACCGCCGATCGAGTAGGGGGGGATTACTACGACTTTATTGCTGTACCTGGGGGCAACCGTTGGGCGTTTGTGATTGGGGATGTGATGGGGAAGGGGGTACCCGCAGGCTTGATTATGACTATGACCAGGGGCATGCTCCGCGCCGAGGTTCTGAATGGACAGAGTCCCGCCCGCATTTTGCAACACCTCAACCAAATTATGTATGACGACCTCGATCGGTCTCGCCGCTTTGTCACCCTGTTCTATTCGGAATACGATGCAACAACCCAAACCCTCACCTATAGTAATGCCGCCCATATGCCTGCCCTGTGGTGGCGATACCAGTCCAGGACAATTGAAACCCTAGACACGATCGGTGCCATCATTGGCTTAGACCCCAATTCAGAGTACGAACAAGCCCAAGTGCAACTAGCCCCAGGGGATGTAGTGTGTTTTTACACCGATGGCATCACGGATGCCGCCGACCTCTACGGCAATCGCTTTGATGAGGAGAACCTGCGTCTTGCCCTGCAAAAAGCCTGTCAGCAAGGGGGAGCTACCGCCCAATCCATTGTCTCCTCCGTGTTCAGTGCGGTGCAAAATTTCCTGGCCCCCAACCCCAAACCCCAGGATGATATGACGATCGTTGTCCTGCAACTGGAGCGGGACTAG
- a CDS encoding DUF928 domain-containing protein produces MGRLTTVLATIATSLWGTAVMAAYVPPPDQVPPRTRGGTAGRRTTCEVNAITPLAPLNYLGKTTQSHPTFYWSKTGQGNVPLEFSLMEYLPHTQQLVVLHRTRLSSQGNIDRFQLPPTWQGLAVGKIYAWQVVALCGNPSANPYLRASVQRVDMVSKNTTNLEEKIKQLALQGIWYDALTLAMTSGNRQLGLTLLQNLAQAEEKREPSDMAQEYRHSFLLQSVHP; encoded by the coding sequence ATGGGCAGACTCACCACGGTGTTAGCTACGATCGCTACCAGTCTCTGGGGCACAGCTGTCATGGCAGCCTATGTTCCCCCTCCTGACCAAGTTCCCCCCCGCACCAGAGGCGGCACTGCCGGCAGAAGAACGACCTGTGAGGTCAATGCTATTACTCCCCTGGCACCGCTGAATTACCTCGGCAAAACTACTCAAAGTCATCCCACCTTTTACTGGAGTAAGACAGGGCAGGGCAATGTCCCCCTAGAGTTCTCCCTGATGGAATATCTCCCCCATACCCAACAACTGGTGGTACTGCATCGTACCCGCCTTAGCAGTCAGGGCAATATCGATCGGTTCCAACTCCCACCGACCTGGCAGGGTTTGGCGGTAGGCAAGATTTATGCTTGGCAGGTAGTTGCTCTCTGTGGCAATCCTTCCGCTAATCCCTATCTCAGAGCCTCTGTGCAGCGGGTAGACATGGTTAGCAAAAATACCACTAACCTGGAGGAGAAGATTAAGCAGCTTGCTCTGCAGGGGATATGGTACGACGCTCTCACTTTAGCCATGACTAGTGGCAACCGCCAACTGGGCTTAACTCTGTTGCAAAATCTCGCCCAAGCGGAAGAAAAACGAGAACCCAGTGATATGGCACAGGAATACCGCCATAGTTTCCTTCTGCAGTCTGTGCATCCCTAG
- the chlP gene encoding geranylgeranyl reductase, whose translation MRVAVVGGGPAGASAAETLAKAGIETYLFERKLDNAKPCGGAIPLCMVSEFDLPDHIIDRRVRKMKMISPSNREVDIALDNQDEYIGMCRREILDGFLRNRAAQLGAHLINGRVLHIDVPKTSTAPYVLHYADMSSGGPEGVLKEMAVDLIVGADGANSIVAKAIEAGDYNYAIAFQERIRLPQDKMTYYEELAEMYVGDDVSPDFYAWVFPKYDHVAVGTGTMHANQKQIKQLQLGIRKRAEERIAGGEVIKIEAHPIPEHPRPRRVVGRVALVGDAAGYVTKSSGEGIYFAAKSGRMCAETIVEFSNNGRRLPTEDQLKVYLQRWDKQYGLTYVVLDLLQRVFYRSNATREAFVEMCADRDVQKLTFDSYLYKTVVPASPLVQLKITLKTIGSLLRGNALAP comes from the coding sequence GTGAGAGTTGCAGTTGTGGGAGGGGGACCTGCTGGTGCTAGTGCCGCTGAAACCCTTGCCAAAGCAGGAATTGAAACCTATCTGTTTGAGCGCAAACTGGACAATGCCAAGCCCTGTGGTGGCGCTATCCCCCTCTGTATGGTGTCGGAGTTTGACCTGCCTGACCACATTATCGACCGGCGGGTGCGCAAGATGAAAATGATCTCCCCCAGCAATAGGGAGGTAGACATTGCCTTGGATAACCAGGATGAGTACATTGGGATGTGTCGGCGGGAGATTTTGGATGGATTTCTGCGCAACCGAGCAGCCCAATTGGGAGCCCATTTAATCAATGGGCGTGTCCTGCACATCGATGTCCCCAAGACTAGCACTGCTCCCTATGTGCTCCACTATGCCGATATGTCCAGCGGTGGACCGGAGGGAGTGCTCAAGGAAATGGCAGTTGACTTGATTGTGGGAGCGGACGGAGCCAATTCCATCGTGGCAAAAGCGATCGAGGCAGGGGACTATAACTATGCCATTGCCTTCCAGGAGCGGATTCGCCTACCCCAGGACAAGATGACCTACTACGAAGAGCTAGCGGAAATGTATGTCGGGGATGATGTGTCCCCTGATTTCTATGCTTGGGTGTTCCCCAAATACGACCATGTGGCGGTCGGTACGGGCACGATGCATGCTAACCAAAAGCAGATCAAGCAACTGCAGCTAGGCATCCGTAAGCGGGCAGAGGAGAGAATTGCCGGGGGAGAGGTGATTAAAATTGAAGCCCACCCCATTCCTGAACATCCCCGTCCCCGGCGCGTAGTGGGGCGTGTAGCCCTGGTGGGGGATGCTGCGGGCTACGTCACTAAGTCTAGTGGGGAAGGTATCTACTTTGCTGCCAAGTCAGGGCGGATGTGCGCCGAAACGATCGTGGAATTCAGCAATAATGGTCGCCGTCTACCCACTGAAGACCAACTCAAGGTCTATCTCCAGCGCTGGGATAAGCAATACGGTCTTACCTACGTCGTCTTGGACTTGCTGCAACGGGTGTTCTACCGCTCTAATGCCACGCGAGAGGCGTTTGTGGAGATGTGCGCCGATCGGGATGTGCAAAAACTCACCTTTGACAGTTACCTCTACAAAACAGTGGTGCCCGCTAGTCCCCTCGTGCAACTGAAAATCACCTTGAAAACGATCGGGAGTTTACTGCGGGGCAACGCCCTAGCGCCCTAG
- a CDS encoding ostA-like family protein, with amino-acid sequence MQRLAAVLALVTVGLPTFAQPATTRLIIRAQRQEVNIRTGIITVTGNVQLDYPARQIQATAATAQYFTRERKIVLRGDVQVKQLGNTIKAETITYLIEEGQFTATPKENQQVESVYILDDPDALNNPLAATTPVEQVKPRFKQLVSPPVDIKTE; translated from the coding sequence ATGCAGCGGTTAGCAGCAGTTCTCGCGTTAGTGACAGTAGGGCTACCCACCTTTGCCCAGCCAGCCACCACCAGGCTAATTATTCGCGCCCAGCGGCAAGAAGTGAACATTCGCACTGGCATTATCACAGTCACTGGCAATGTGCAGTTGGATTACCCCGCCCGCCAGATTCAAGCTACCGCCGCCACCGCCCAATACTTCACGCGGGAACGGAAAATTGTGTTGCGTGGGGATGTGCAGGTAAAGCAGTTGGGTAACACTATCAAGGCGGAAACTATTACCTACCTGATTGAGGAGGGGCAATTCACCGCCACCCCCAAGGAAAACCAACAGGTGGAGTCCGTCTACATCCTCGATGACCCTGATGCCCTCAATAACCCCCTCGCTGCTACTACCCCCGTTGAACAGGTAAAGCCGCGCTTCAAACAACTGGTCAGTCCGCCCGTGGACATCAAAACTGAGTAA